Proteins encoded within one genomic window of Diorhabda sublineata isolate icDioSubl1.1 chromosome 1, icDioSubl1.1, whole genome shotgun sequence:
- the LOC130452027 gene encoding NADH dehydrogenase [ubiquinone] 1 subunit C2, whose protein sequence is MATGPKIALTPLELLEGQREPPFLSKIWNPVIWGTMGFVSVIVANYMARKPVFSGVQKHIGAVVICSGIGKVVDDYRNKYLADKDAVLRHYIQLHPEEFPPFERKQFKDVLEPWYPIR, encoded by the exons ATGGCTACTGGGCCAAAAATTGCGTTGACTCCTTTAGAGTTGTTAGAAGGTCAAAGAGAACCCCCTTTCCTAAGTAAAATATGGAATCCAGTAATTTGGGGTACCATGGGATTTGTTAGTGTAATTGTAGCTAATTATATGGCTAGGAAACCTGTTTTCAGCG GTGTACAAAAACACATCGGAGCAGTTGTTATTTGTAGTGGAATTGGTAAAGTTGTTGATGattatcgaaataaatatttagcgGATAAAGACGCCGTTCTTCGTCACTACATTCAATTACATCCTGAAGAATTCCCACCTTTCG AACGCAAACAGTTTAAGGACGTTCTAGAACCATGGTACCCGATTCgttaa
- the LOC130451903 gene encoding coiled-coil domain-containing protein 134-like, translating to MLKFRYLLFLFFGFYIVSSAEKGNEESLLAEELYKKLYKQQRREQLDAIKKFQKLSNHKKEYSTINLMSQKIFETIINSRVLLESSSFIPGVSDFPLEEKIREALSNILENTALFSELVLRFPEISSNLLKSNNNWNLVFQWGIAFSYQMKYLLDKNTITLLKLVGQELNHTERDPNYVNPYRKTPLKRDNVEVIPPKKKLRKVIKKGPKLSVHNEL from the exons ATGCTTAAATTTcggtatttattatttttattttttggtttttatattgtCTCATCAGCTGAAAAAGGAAATGAAGAATCCCTATTGGCGGAAGAACTAT ataaaaagttatataaacaaCAACGAAGAGAACAATTAGATGCTATTAAAAAGTTCCAAAAGTTATCAAATCATAAAAAAGAATACTCTACGATAAATTTAATgtctcaaaaaatttttgaaactattataAACAGTAGAGTATTGTTAGAATCCTCTTCATTTATTCCTGGCGTTTCCGATTTTcctttagaagaaaaaataagagaagCTTTATCCAACATCTTAGAAAATACTGCTTTGTTTTCGGAACTCGTTTTAAGATTCCCCGAAATTTCTAGTAATCTATTAAAGAGTAATAATAACTGGAATTTGGTTTTTCAATGGGGAATAGCTTTTAGTTATCAAATGAAATATCTTCTCGACAAAAATACTATTACCTTATTAAAATTGGTTGGTCAGGAACTAAATCATACAGAAAGGGATCCAAACTATGTAAATCCTTACAGAAAAACACCATTGAAAAGAGATAATGTGGAAGTAATACCCCCAAAAAAGAAATTGaggaaagttataaaaaaaggtCCAAAATTATCAGTTCACAATGAattgtaa
- the LOC130451962 gene encoding intraflagellar transport protein 43 homolog has protein sequence MHWDEDIDLLVVKKPAPKQGRRSNKNLEDTEIIQDSPKEDVRSKTRKTGVWSDEPLKTTRSDTGRNIIELERFQNDKKTDVNDDIPIIPDIDDASEDLASTISVDKSVKEINSQVSSLKVDESKVWMLGDIDLSCLTSKLYPEKDVQEFAEEWTLDSLFNDLLINTEIN, from the exons atgcacTGGGACGAAGATATAGATCTTCTAGTAGTAAAAAAG CCTGCACCCAAGCAAGGCAGAcgttctaataaaaatttagaagatACTGAAATTATACAAGATTCTCCTAAAGAAGACGTGCGTTCTAAAACAAGAAAAACGGGAGTGTGGAGTGATGAACCTTTAAAAACAACTAG aTCAGATACAGGGAGAAATATAATTGAACT gGAAAGGTttcaaaacgataaaaaaacgGATGTTAATGATGATATTCCAATAATTCCAGATATAGACGATGCTTCTGAGGATCTAGCATCAAC aatttccGTTGATAAATCTGTGAAAGAAATTAACAGTCAAGTAAGTAGCTTGAAGGTTGATGAAAGTAAAGTATGGATGTTGGGAGACATCGATTTATCTTGTTTAACAAGTAAATTGTACCCAGAAAAAGATGTACAAGAATTTGCTGAAGAATGGACATTAGATTCGTTGTTTAACGATCTCTTaataaatacagaaataaaTTAA
- the LOC130451847 gene encoding uncharacterized protein LOC130451847 yields the protein MKNKLLENVKLISFKKKRNKKCASKIKNKQIGNSKRHIRRKQTKIKYYKNLKKKRLEKTTHDLCSQVQVINMDDIDWISNNGSKPIPAELIEWHRQDQLAYWKARAITLELENNMLKEHLRNMYSQVIRDGVYNKAEEKPGNNKKINKEDKSQIMNVTEANLPDPDMKNRLEEMRRIYGDAAEKIMGMETAVQLNYERHFEQNNPIFWPVLPLRMKFK from the coding sequence atgaaaaataaattattagagaacgttaaattaatttcatttaaaaagaagcgtaataaaaaatgtgcgagtaaaattaaaaacaaacaaatcggGAATTCCAAAAGACATATACGAAGAAagcaaacgaaaataaaatattacaaaaatttgaagaaaaagagaTTAGAAAAAACCACTCACGATTTGTGTTCCCAAGTACAAGTGATTAATATGGATGATATCGATTGGATATCTAATAATGGCTCAAAACCCATACCCGCAGAGCTTATCGAATGGCATAGACAAGATCAACTCGCTTATTGGAAAGCGAGAGCAATAACTTTAGAATTAGAAAACAACATGTTGAAAGAACACTTGCGAAATATGTATTCCCAAGTTATTAGAGATGGAGTGTATAACAAGGCAGAAGAAAAACCGggtaataataaaaagataaacaaAGAAGATAAATCTCAAATAATGAATGTAACTGAAGCAAATTTACCGGATCCTGATATGAAAAATAGACTTGAAGAAATGAGGCGGATTTACGGCGATGCAGCTGAAAAAATTATGGGCATGGAAACGGCTGTACAATTGAATTATGAGAGACACTTTGAACaaaataatccaattttttgGCCTGTACTTCCACTCAGGATGAAGTTTAAATAA
- the LOC130451714 gene encoding ER degradation-enhancing alpha-mannosidase-like protein 2, with product MLYYVVILLMFTANSSSAIRTYTKDDIIKLREEVREMFYHAYDSYLKFAYPYDELRPISCDGVDTYGSYSLTLIDALDTLAIMGNYSEFQRVVDILSTKKDFDANINVSVFETNIRIIGGLLSAHLMSHKAGAKLEPGWPCNGPLLRLAEDVAKRLIVAFNTKTGMPYGTVNLHSGVPKGETTVTCTAGVGTFIVEFGTLSRLTGDPLYEEVALNALYSLFNHKSQLGLFGNHIDTDSGKWTAQDAGIGSGVDSYFEYLVKGSILLQRPELMEMFYEAKKSIDKYLKKDDWYMWVSMTKGQITLPVFQSLEAYWPGVLSLIGETSSAMQTLHNYHQVWQQYGFTPEFYYIPQTEAGSNKESYPLRPELIESIMYLYRSTEDPFLLQAGEDILRSIQHSAKTPCGYATIKDVRDHKKEDRMESFFLSETTKYLYLLFDPDNFIHNQGESGTIIQTPNGECVIDAGGYIFNTEAHPVDPAALHCCHSLSNRELINFKDLEKDKDLFKGITVRKRRLESDVEEEKEKSEEILDEEVTITTESTTGYVKLEDNDNISRKITGGSEDFEENTTAGRNEEKMSFSKIIDQVLSKETKKFDPQEMLERFRRENKYPANITWENNFKLLSCKAQPFLQRLAILGEIFNK from the exons ATGTTATATTATGTTGTTATTTTATTGATGTTCACTGCCAATTCGTCTTCGGCAATAAGGACATACACCAAAGATGATATTATTAAACTAAG ggaAGAAGTAAGGGAAATGTTTTATCACGCTTACGATAGTTATTTAAAGTTTGCTTATCCTTATGATGAATTAAGACCAATTAGTTGCGATGGTGTTGATACATATGGAag cTACTCTCTTACTTTAATAGATGCTTTAGATACTCTAGCTATTATGGGGAATTATTCTGAATTTCAAAGAGTCGTCGATATTCTCtctacaaaaaaagattttgatgCTAACATTAACGTTTCTGTATTTGAAACTAATATAAGGATCATCGGAGGCCTTTTGAGTGCTCATCTAATGTCTCACAA AGCAGGTGCGAAATTAGAACCAGGTTGGCCGTGTAATGGTCCTTTACTGAGATTAGCAGAAGACGTAGCTAAAAGACTGATAGTAGCATTCAATACTAAAACTGGAATGCCTTATGGTACGGTGAATTTACACAGTGGAGTTCCAAAAGGGGAAACAACTGTAACTTGTACTGCTGGAGTTGGTACATTTATTGTTGAATTTGGTACACTAAGTAGGTTAACAGGAGATCCTTTATATGAAGAG GTAGCTTTAAATGCTTTGTATTCATTATTTAACCACAAATCCCAATTAGGACTTTTTGGTAATCATATAGATACAGATTCTGGAAAGTGGACTGCGCAGGATGCTGGTATAGGATCTGGTGTTGATTCTTATTTTGAATACTTAGTTAAAGGATCGATTTTATTACAGAGGCCCGAATTGATGGAAATGTTCTATGAAGCTAAAAAATCTAttgataaatatctaaaaaaagaTGATTGGTATATGTGGGTTTCCATGACGAAAGGACAGATTACTTTACCTGTTTTTCAATCATTAGAGGCGTATTGGCCGGGAGTTTTGAGCCTAATAG ggGAAACATCAAGTGCAATGCAAACTTTACATAATTACCATCAAGTTTGGCAACAATATGGTTTCACACCAGAATTTTATTACATTCCTCAAACAGAAGCTGGTAGTAATAAAGAAAGTTACCCATTAAGACCAGAATTGATTGAATCTATTATGTACCTCTACAGATCCACTGAGGATCCATTCCTTTTACAAGCCGGAGAAGATATTCTGAGAAGTATTCAACACAGTGCAAAAACTCCATGCGGTTATGCCACA ATCAAAGACGTTAGGGATCACAAAAAAGAAGATAGAATGGAATCTTTTTTCCTATCGGAAACAACGAAATATCTATATCTTCTTTTTGATCCGGACAATTTCATTCATAACCAAGGTGAATCTGGTACAATTATCCAAACTCCCAATGGAGAATGTGTCATAGACGCAGGAGGTTACATATTTAACACAGAAGCTCACCCCGTAGATCCAGCAGCTCTACATTGTTGCCATAGTTTATCCAATAGagaattgattaattttaaagATCTGGAGAAAGATAAGGATCTCTTTAAAGGAATAACGGTTCGAAAAAGGAGACTTGAATCCGacgttgaagaagaaaaagaaaaaagtgaagaaattttAGATGAAGAAGTGACAATTACAACAGAATCAACTACTGGTTATGTCAAATTGGAAGATAACGATAATATTAGTCGGAAAATTACTGGTGGCTCAGAAGATTTCGAAGAAAATACTACCGCAGGGAGAAACGAAGAAAAGATGTCGTTTTCGAAGATTATAGATCAAGTATTGTCTAAGGAGACCAAGAAATTTGATCCGCAAGAAATGTTGGAAAGGTTTAggagagaaaataaatatccGGCTAATATTACttgggaaaataattttaaattactatCTTGTAAAGCACAACCGTTTTTACAAAGATTAGCTATTTTGggagaaatttttaataaataa
- the LOC130451641 gene encoding glutamic acid-rich protein-like produces the protein MDLVKGNCFFCSNKKVVSDSRNVQNTIITLFTGSDINEEKLLTLRPPRVCHLCYHSFVLMKRTHDDILHSSSAEKVHENCHLCGNSEDVIKVLKWNHFETIGKDYRGIVGNSISNACSDCLYYLETKNSVKDKLIAAIPQLKQQLSDFASNITSHSTPLKRTRTKAERKVPVEFVDLTQTNTDINGFEPLRNDPQLRKLKLVSEDLKLMNQILIVRLQRLETSLNNVNETIEKKNPQKRVRFKDIHELEEDICSMPKKINYKETRYHDNLTFNPYTDKNSEKEDELVEYEIKTTPRRSRYRDYSDDNSSDSLDSRKKSNFKIKLTKKKPNAFPLKPALVKPPLKSALVSKLPPMKPVVKTTPKPALRSRVIKSAKRRPVARSRRHSVVTPNIESIMSPKTRSAKSNFTNNLVINVERMKIPELNGIEEEEEIEVNIEGEDLIESEDPLDPLRIDNFDNEDVIEEKNCFNLITNDDETVIGRAQEVIPENILNTNGHIEEEEEDTDCEITNTKEIISISSEDVSQTEYYTEDTENVEETVDEIKMFIMRNTKETSEIDKLRETQLVKEFYKINDPLENNEEMENSNKQDEIIMETNTSQIETTVKDVAVEQIEEDFNGSLENESQEEETDKVVNSQDEAETENSQEDKTDNSQEEDRTTENSQEEDGTKENSQEEDRTTENSQEVSSQESRVETSQEDKTLSQEESKDEDDNSMENWNLDIDNIDAEKVIDSCEIEDNGVIKKRKREEDSLSDSGCSDKKKKKVTFSVDLHGD, from the exons atggacTTAGTTAAAGGTAACTGCTTTTTTTGTTCGAATAAAAAAGTAGTTTCGGATTCACGGAATGTTCAGAATACTATAATAACCTTATTTACGGGATCTGATATCAACGAAGAAAAG CTTTTAACTTTGAGACCTCCCAGGGTATGTCATTTGTGTTATCACAGTTTCGTGTTAATGAAAAGAACTCACGACGATATTTTACATTCGAGTTCAGCGGAAAAAGTACAcgaaaactgtcatttatgtgGTAATTCAGAAGATGttatcaaagttttaaaatggaaTCATTTTGAAACGATTGGTAAAGATTACCGTGGTATCGTTGGAAATTCTATATCCAACGCGTGTTCAGATTGCCTGTATTATTTAGAAACCAAGAATTCCGTTAAAGATAAGTTGATTGCAGCAATA CCACAATTGAAACAACAACTATCAGATTTTGCGTCTAATATTACTAGTCATTCTACTCCTTTGAAAAGAACAAGAACTAAAGCAGAAAGGAAAGTTCCTGTGGAATTTGTAGATTTGACACAAACAAATACAGATATAAATGGGTTTGAACCTCTAAGGAATGACCCgcaattgagaaaattaaaattagtttctgaAGATCTGAAATTAATGAACCAAATTCTCATTGTCAGACTGCAGAGACTCGAAACATCATTGAATAATGTGAACGAgacaatagagaaaaaaaacCCGCAGAAAAGAGTTCGGTTTAAAGATATACACGAATTGGAGGAAGATATTTGTAGTAtgcctaaaaaaataaattataaagaaacTAGATACCATGATAATTTGACTTTTAATCCCTATACAGACAAAAACAGTGAAAAAGAAGATGAATTAGTAGAATATGAAATCAAAACAACGCCTAGAAGATCCAGATATCGGGATTACAGCGATGATAACAGTTCTGATTCCCTAGACAgcagaaaaaaatcgaattttaaaataaaactaactaaaaaGAAGCCCAATGCGTTTCCTCTAAAACCTGCCCTGGTAAAACCACCTCTTAAATCCGCTCTTGTTTCCAAATTACCTCCAATGAAACCAGTTGTTAAAACCACCCCTAAACCAGCTCTTAGGTCGAGAGTAATTAAGTCTGCTAAGAGAAGACCAGTGGCAAGGTCAAGAAGACATTCGGTTGTAACTCCAAATATAGAATCGATAATGTCGCCGAAAACTAGGTCTGCGAAaagtaattttacaaataatttagtGATAAACGTGGAAAGGATGAAAATTCCAGAATTGAACGgtatagaagaagaagaagaaattgaagttAACATCGAAGGCGAGGATCTTATTGAGTCCGAGGATCCGTTAGATCCGCTTAGGATAGATAATTTCGACAACGAGGATgtgattgaagaaaaaaattgttttaatctAATCACGAACGATGACGAAACAGTAATTGGAAGAGCTCAAGAAg ttattcctgaaaatattttaaatacaaacgGACATattgaagaggaagaagaagatacGGATTGCGAAATAACAAATACTAAAGAAATTATCAGTATTAGTTCTGAAGATGTTAGTCAAACAGAGTATTACACCGAGGATACTGAAAATGTGGAAGAAACTgttgatgaaattaaaatgtttattatgcGTAATACTAAGGAAACAAgtgaaattgataaattaagaGAGACGCAATTAGTAAAAg aattctataaaataaacgaTCCCCTGGAAAATAATGAGGAAATGGAAAATTCCAACAAACAAGATGAAATAATTATGGAAACTAATACTTCTCAAATTGAGACCACAGTGAAAGATGTAGCTGTTG AACAGATTGAAGAGGATTTTAATGGATCTTTAGAAAACGAAAGCCAAGAAGAAGAAACTGATAAAGTAGTAAACAGTCAAGACGAAGCAGAGACAGAGAATAGTCAAGAAGATAAAACAGATAATAGTCAAGAGGAAGATAGAACAACGGAAAATAGTCAAGAGGAAGATGGAACAAAGGAAAATAGTCAAGAGGAAGATAGAACAACGGAAAATAGTCAAGAAGTGAGCAGCCAAGAAAGTCGAGTGGAAACAAGTCAGGAGGATAAAACATTAAGCCAAGAAGAATCAAAAGATGAAGATGACAATAGCATGGAAAATTGGAATCTCGATATCGATAATATAGATGCAGAAAAAGTCATCGACAGTTGCGAAATAGAAGATAATGGAGTTATTAAAAAACGTAAAAGAGAAGAAGACAGTTTATCGGATTCCGGTTGTTcggacaaaaagaaaaagaaagtaacTTTTAGTGTCGATCTACATGGTGATTAA
- the LOC130448115 gene encoding probable asparagine--tRNA ligase, mitochondrial isoform X1: protein MFVNLFKHSIKTQVKQQTTNYSYSIHNILESVDIGQEIKIKGWIKSLRKQKDNVFLDISDGSTAKKLQIIIPNNIVPKNLTTGASIITQGILQTSPNGQKEINANKIKIFNNCIVTDGYPFAPRKKYLPEYVRQYLHFRPRTNKFSSVLRTRSTAQLCFHDYLTNKGYINIQTPVLTSNDCEGAGEIFRVIPESQNLLKSMVKPGEPIEEAFFNKKSYLTVSGQLHLEAAAHGLSKVYNLGPTFRAENSKSRLHLAEFYMLEAEIAFIEELEALTTAVEELVKDVTKLVVEKCQDDLDVCRENTIDCYHWLNKSFVTLEYDEAENILKKNKDKFERSFRREIGISKEQELFLVQHCGNVPTFIINWPKDIKPFYMKESEDDPSKVLAFDLLVPGVGEMVGGSLREDNIEKLKRNLSNDQLDWYIDLRKFGGVPTAGYGLGFERYLLFLTGIQNIKDVIPFPRWPHNCSM, encoded by the exons atgttcgtgaatttgtttaaacattcaataaaaacaCAAGTAAAACAACAAACTACTAACTATAGTTATAGTATACATAATATTTTAGAAAGTGTTGATATTGGACAAGAAATAAAGATAAAg GGATGGATAAAATCgttaagaaaacaaaaagataaCGTCTTTTTAGATATATCCGACGGGTCTACGgctaaaaaattgcaaattatcATTCCTAACAATATCGTTCCCAAAAATTTAACAACCGGAGCCTCGATAATAACCCAAGGAATATTACAAACATCACCAAATGGTCAAAAAGAGATAAACgctaataaaattaaaatatttaataattgtattGTTACGGACGGTTACCCGTTTGCTcctaggaaaaaatatttaccggAATACGTGCgacaatatttacattttagACCAAGAACTAATAAATTCTCTTCTGTATTAAGAACGAGAAGTACGGCGCAGTTATGTTTTCACGATTATTTAACCAATAAAGGTTATATTAATATCCAAACCCCTGTTTTAACTTCGAATGACTGTGAAGGAGCCGGAGAAATATTCAGGGTTATACCCGAAAGCCaaaatttactaaaatcaaTGGTTAAACCAG GTGAACCTATTGAAGAggcattttttaataaaaagtcgTATTTAACTGTATCCGGACAACTTCATTTAGAGGCTGCAGCACACGGTTTAAGTAAAGTTTACAATTTAGGTCCTACTTTTAGAGCCGAGAACTCCAAAAGTAGATTACATTTAGCAGAATTTTATATGCTGGAAGCAGAAATAGCATTTATAGAAGAATTAGAAGCTCTAACGACAGCTGTTGAAGAATTGGTTAAGGATGTAACGAAATTAGTTGTGGAAAAATGTCAAGACGACCTCGATGTTTGTAGAGAAAATACAATAGACTGTTATCATTGgttgaataaaagttttgtaacTTTGGAATATGATGAAgctgagaatattttgaaaaagaataagGATAAATTTGAAAGGAGTTTTAGAAGAGAAATTGGTATATCAAAAGAACAAGAATTATTTTTGGTGCAACACTGTGGAAATGTTCctacttttataataaattggcCGAAAGACATCAAACCTTTCTATATGAAGGAATCCGAAGATGATCCATCGAAG GTTCTTGCTTTCGATTTATTGGTACCTGGTGTAGGAGAAATGGTTGGTGGTAGTTTACGCGAGgataacattgaaaaattgaaaagaaacttATCAAATGATCAATTAGATTGGTATATCGATTTAAGAAAGTTTGGAGGAGTACCTACTGCTGGGTATGGATTAGGGTTCGAgcgatatttattatttttaactggtattcaaaatattaaggATGTAATACCTTTTCCAAGGTGGCCACATAATTGTAGcatgtga
- the LOC130448115 gene encoding probable asparagine--tRNA ligase, mitochondrial isoform X2, whose amino-acid sequence MFVNLFKHSIKTQVKQQTTNYSYSIHNILESVDIGQEIKIKGWIKSLRKQKDNVFLDISDGSTAKKLQIIIPNNIVPKNLTTGASIITQGILQTSPNGQKEINANKIKIFNNCIVTDGYPFAPRKKYLPEYVRQYLHFRPRTNKFSSVLRTRSTAQLCFHDYLTNKGYINIQTPVLTSNDCEGAGEIFRVIPESQNLLKSMVKPGPTFRAENSKSRLHLAEFYMLEAEIAFIEELEALTTAVEELVKDVTKLVVEKCQDDLDVCRENTIDCYHWLNKSFVTLEYDEAENILKKNKDKFERSFRREIGISKEQELFLVQHCGNVPTFIINWPKDIKPFYMKESEDDPSKVLAFDLLVPGVGEMVGGSLREDNIEKLKRNLSNDQLDWYIDLRKFGGVPTAGYGLGFERYLLFLTGIQNIKDVIPFPRWPHNCSM is encoded by the exons atgttcgtgaatttgtttaaacattcaataaaaacaCAAGTAAAACAACAAACTACTAACTATAGTTATAGTATACATAATATTTTAGAAAGTGTTGATATTGGACAAGAAATAAAGATAAAg GGATGGATAAAATCgttaagaaaacaaaaagataaCGTCTTTTTAGATATATCCGACGGGTCTACGgctaaaaaattgcaaattatcATTCCTAACAATATCGTTCCCAAAAATTTAACAACCGGAGCCTCGATAATAACCCAAGGAATATTACAAACATCACCAAATGGTCAAAAAGAGATAAACgctaataaaattaaaatatttaataattgtattGTTACGGACGGTTACCCGTTTGCTcctaggaaaaaatatttaccggAATACGTGCgacaatatttacattttagACCAAGAACTAATAAATTCTCTTCTGTATTAAGAACGAGAAGTACGGCGCAGTTATGTTTTCACGATTATTTAACCAATAAAGGTTATATTAATATCCAAACCCCTGTTTTAACTTCGAATGACTGTGAAGGAGCCGGAGAAATATTCAGGGTTATACCCGAAAGCCaaaatttactaaaatcaaTGGTTAAACCAG GTCCTACTTTTAGAGCCGAGAACTCCAAAAGTAGATTACATTTAGCAGAATTTTATATGCTGGAAGCAGAAATAGCATTTATAGAAGAATTAGAAGCTCTAACGACAGCTGTTGAAGAATTGGTTAAGGATGTAACGAAATTAGTTGTGGAAAAATGTCAAGACGACCTCGATGTTTGTAGAGAAAATACAATAGACTGTTATCATTGgttgaataaaagttttgtaacTTTGGAATATGATGAAgctgagaatattttgaaaaagaataagGATAAATTTGAAAGGAGTTTTAGAAGAGAAATTGGTATATCAAAAGAACAAGAATTATTTTTGGTGCAACACTGTGGAAATGTTCctacttttataataaattggcCGAAAGACATCAAACCTTTCTATATGAAGGAATCCGAAGATGATCCATCGAAG GTTCTTGCTTTCGATTTATTGGTACCTGGTGTAGGAGAAATGGTTGGTGGTAGTTTACGCGAGgataacattgaaaaattgaaaagaaacttATCAAATGATCAATTAGATTGGTATATCGATTTAAGAAAGTTTGGAGGAGTACCTACTGCTGGGTATGGATTAGGGTTCGAgcgatatttattatttttaactggtattcaaaatattaaggATGTAATACCTTTTCCAAGGTGGCCACATAATTGTAGcatgtga
- the LOC130448128 gene encoding methylglutaconyl-CoA hydratase, mitochondrial: MNKKLFNLFLPTTRSYSHSSKELVVKHLTGEYTGIATVGLNRPQRKNALGVDLVNNFHHVLDQLAINNTTRVVVLHSLVPKVFCSGADLKERIEMSSNEVYQFGLKLRNMVYKIINLPIPVITAIDGAAMGGGLEIALASDIRVAADTAKMGLVETSLAIMPGAGGTQTLPRLINPSLAKELIYTAAVFHGKEAKEYGIVNHVVEHNENNDAAFEKSLAIAEKILPNGPVGVKMAKKAINKGLEVDLATGLSIEEACYCQLLPTQDRIEALVAFKEKRRPNYIGC, encoded by the exons atgaataagaaattgTTTAATCTATTTTTACCAACAACTAGATCATATTCTCACAGTTCCAAAGAACTAGTAGTAAAACATTTAACGGGAGAATATACTGGTATTGCCACAGTGGGGTTGAACAGGCCTCAAAGAAAAAACGCTCTAGGTGTCGATCTTGTTAACAATTTCCATCATGTTTTGGATCAACTGGCTATTAATAATACAACAAGAGTTGTTGTTCTGCACAGTTTGGttccaaaagtgttttgttCAG gAGCCGATTTAAAAGAACGTATAGAAATGTCTTCAAATGAAGTATACCAATTCGGattaaaattgagaaatatggtatataaaataataaacttaccTATACCAGTCATCACAGCTATCGATGGAGCAGCTATgg gtggTGGATTAGAAATAGCGTTAGCTTCGGATATTAGAGTAGCCGCAGATACAGCTAAAATGGGTCTTGTAGAAACGAGTTTAGCCATAATGCCCGGAGCGGGTGGTACCCAAACGCTTCCGAGGCTGATAAATCCCTCTCTGGCAAAGGAGTTAATATACACAGCGGCTGTTTTTCATGGTAAAGAAGCCAAAGAATACGGAATTGTCAATCACGTTGTGGAACATAATGAAAACAATGACGCCGCTTTTGAAAAATCGTTAGCAATAGCTGAAAAAATTCTACCTAATGGACCAGTAGGTGTTAAAATGGCTAAAAAGGCTATTAATAAAGGATTAGAAGTTGATTTAGCGACTGGTTTGTCTATAGAAGAAGCTTGCTATTGTCAACTCCTGCCTACACAAGATAGAATCGAGGCCTTGGTGgcttttaaagaaaaaagaagaccGAATTATATTGgatgttga